The Glycine soja cultivar W05 chromosome 6, ASM419377v2, whole genome shotgun sequence genome has a window encoding:
- the LOC114415380 gene encoding probable serine/threonine-protein kinase mps1 isoform X2: MDGKPNPYSSSTDLLRDVQAALKRHRPLGSMQSNCIRPRRTLLPQRRASSTSSSSSDVTNSQEEASSKDSLNAVVPSQNLDSQKKVQFSVPSNAASQEMEWVEGSQIEAWSSSSSLGCNQQESVQQAGIDASLKCESGVSSVLPKRSVVTPDHLQQFRSFLSQPATQSSVVGPTCATTTSVHSTSAPMLNSTTRYSHFRQYCGSSVAAEPLGEVNVNPCPITEGVVKSIDVSIQETNRMPVDPGAEAEVRASGSCIDDAGSLSKESNQSKEQQGGELKESGNSKYTSCDDGKGKEAVDVATVQMQAPLPTTITSSSDVKLGSSKVEKREKAASSKGTLGARKRTYDPDLFFKVNGKLYQRLGKIGSGGSSEVHKVISSDCRIYALKKIKLKGRDYATAYGFCQEIEYLNRLKGKDNIIQLIDYEVTDKALLEEVMKGSFSNKDGRVKDDGCIYMVLEYGEIDLAHMLSQKWKELDGSYQTIDENWLRFYWQQILLAVNTIHEDRIVHSDLKPANFLLVKGSLKLIDFGIAKAIMSDTTNIQRDSQVGTLSYMSPEAFLCNETDANGNIIKCGRPSDIWSLGCILYQMVYGRTPFSDYKTFWAKFKVITDPNHKITYEPVSNPWLLDLMERCLAWDRNQRWRIPQLLQHPFLVPPVPSHPCLPQDHSCKLLQLISETCTYDPEASQLCSRLQRLLSDPLEKTTRSLNSGDQQLKLLSQMSELCIQLHERLTNTEYK, encoded by the exons ATGGATGGGAAGCCTAACCCGTATTCCTCCTCCACGGACCTCCTCCGCGACGTTCAAGCCGCCTTGAAACGACACCGTCCTCTCG GTTCAATGCAGTCCAATTGCATAAGACCAAGGCGCACGCTACTTCCTCAAAGAAGAGCATCTagcacttcttcttcttcttccgatGTCACCAATTCTCAAGAAGAAGCTTCTTCCAAGGATTCGCTCAACGCCGTCGTCCCTTCTCAAAACCTAGACTCTCAGAAGAAAGTCCAGTTTTCAGTTCCAAGCAACGCTGCCTCGCAGg AAATGGAGTGGGTTGAAGGCAGCCAAATCGAAGCATGGTCGTCGTCGTCGTCGCTTGGATGCAACCAGCAGGAGAGTGTTCAGCAGGCGGGGATTGACGCGAGTTTGAAATGCGAGAGTGGAGTGAGTTCCGTGCTGCCGAAGAGAAGCGTGGTTACTCCGGATCATTTGCAGCAATTCAGAAGTTTTTTGAGTCAGCCAGCGACGCAATCTTCGGTGGTCGGACCTACTTGTGCCACAACTACATCTGTTCATTCAACTTCAGCGCCAATGCTGAATTCAACAACACGGTATTCTCATTTCCGTCAATATTGTGGCTCAAGTGTGGCTGCTGAGCCTTTGGgggaggttaatgttaatcCATGCCCTATAACTGAAGGGGTTGTGAAATCGATTGATGTTTCCATACAAGAAACCAATAGAATGCCAGTTGATCCGGGGGCAGAAGCTGAAGTCCGAGCTTCTGGTTCTTGTATTGATGATGCAGGGTCGTTATCTAAGGAGAGCAATCAATCTAAGGAGCAACAAGGGGGTGAGTTGAAAGAATCTGGCAATTCTAAGTATACTTCTTGTGATGATGGGAAAGGGAAAGAGGCTGTGGATGTTGCCACTGTACAAATGCAGGCTCCACTTCCCACAACCATAACCTCATCTTCAGATGTGAAGTTGGGGTCTTCTAAGGTAGAAAAACGAGAGAAGGCTGCAAGTAGTAAAGGTACATTGGGTGCCCGGAAAAGAACTTATGAccctgatttgtttttcaaagtcAACGGCAAGCTTTATCAGCGACTTGGCAAGATAGGTAGTGGTGGAAGCAGTGAGGTGCACAAGGTGATTTCATCGGACTGTAGGATATATGCACTTAAAAAGATCAAGCTCAAGGGTCGTGATTATGCTACTGCATATGGGTTTTGTCAAGAGATTGAGTAtctaaataggctgaagggaaAGGATAACATCATACAGCTTATAGATTATGAG GTGACTGACAAGGCTTTGCTTGAGGAAGTTATGAAAGGCTCCTTCAGTAATAAAGATGGCCGGGTCAAGGATGATGGATGTATATACATGGTGCTTGAATATGGGGAAATTGATTTGGCTCACATGTTGTCTCAGAAGTGGAAGGAACTGGATGGAAGCTACCAAACTATAGATGAAAACTGGCTTCGATTTTATTGGCAG CAAATTCTTTTAGCTGTCAACACTATTCATGAGGACCGGATTGTGCACTCAGACTTGAAGCCGGCTAACTTCCTCCTTGTCAAAGGCTCCCTAAAACTGATTGATTTTGGTATAGCCAAAGCAATAATGAGTGACACAACCAACATCCAACGGGATTCACAG GTGGGCACTCTAAGCTACATGTCTCCAGAAGCATTTTTGTGTAATGAAACTGATGCGAATGGAAACATCATAAAGTGTGGGCGACCATCAGATATCTGGTCCCTGGGTTGCATCCTTTATCAAATGGTATATGGCAGGACACCTTTTTCTGATTACAAGACATTTTGGGCCAAATTCAAAGTTATAACAGATCCAAATCATAAAATTACGTATGAACCAGTTTCAAACCCATGGCTTTTGGATCTTATGGAAAGGTGTCTAGCATGGGATCGCAATCAAAGGTGGAGAATTCCTCAGCTACTCCAACATCCTTTTCTTGTTCCTCCTGTACCATCTCATCCATGTTTGCCCCAAGATCATAGCTGTAAATTGCTACAACTTATTTCTGAAACTTGTACATATGACCCTGAAGCATCCCAACTGTGTAGTCGCCTCCAACGGCTTCTTAGCGACCCACTTGAGAAAACAACTCGCTCACTAAATTCAGGAGATCAACAACTAAAACTGCTGTCCCAAATGTCAGAACTCTGTATTCAGCTGCACGAACGTTTGACAAATACTGAATACAAGTAG
- the LOC114415380 gene encoding probable serine/threonine-protein kinase mps1 isoform X1: MDGKPNPYSSSTDLLRDVQAALKRHRPLGSMQSNCIRPRRTLLPQRRASSTSSSSSDVTNSQEEASSKDSLNAVVPSQNLDSQKKVQFSVPSNAASQDGKATELENLSSHMSSLGFAEMEWVEGSQIEAWSSSSSLGCNQQESVQQAGIDASLKCESGVSSVLPKRSVVTPDHLQQFRSFLSQPATQSSVVGPTCATTTSVHSTSAPMLNSTTRYSHFRQYCGSSVAAEPLGEVNVNPCPITEGVVKSIDVSIQETNRMPVDPGAEAEVRASGSCIDDAGSLSKESNQSKEQQGGELKESGNSKYTSCDDGKGKEAVDVATVQMQAPLPTTITSSSDVKLGSSKVEKREKAASSKGTLGARKRTYDPDLFFKVNGKLYQRLGKIGSGGSSEVHKVISSDCRIYALKKIKLKGRDYATAYGFCQEIEYLNRLKGKDNIIQLIDYEVTDKALLEEVMKGSFSNKDGRVKDDGCIYMVLEYGEIDLAHMLSQKWKELDGSYQTIDENWLRFYWQQILLAVNTIHEDRIVHSDLKPANFLLVKGSLKLIDFGIAKAIMSDTTNIQRDSQVGTLSYMSPEAFLCNETDANGNIIKCGRPSDIWSLGCILYQMVYGRTPFSDYKTFWAKFKVITDPNHKITYEPVSNPWLLDLMERCLAWDRNQRWRIPQLLQHPFLVPPVPSHPCLPQDHSCKLLQLISETCTYDPEASQLCSRLQRLLSDPLEKTTRSLNSGDQQLKLLSQMSELCIQLHERLTNTEYK; encoded by the exons ATGGATGGGAAGCCTAACCCGTATTCCTCCTCCACGGACCTCCTCCGCGACGTTCAAGCCGCCTTGAAACGACACCGTCCTCTCG GTTCAATGCAGTCCAATTGCATAAGACCAAGGCGCACGCTACTTCCTCAAAGAAGAGCATCTagcacttcttcttcttcttccgatGTCACCAATTCTCAAGAAGAAGCTTCTTCCAAGGATTCGCTCAACGCCGTCGTCCCTTCTCAAAACCTAGACTCTCAGAAGAAAGTCCAGTTTTCAGTTCCAAGCAACGCTGCCTCGCAGg ATGGAAAGGCCACTGAGTTGGAGAATTTATCTTCTCACATGAGTTCGCTTGGATTCGCAGAAATGGAGTGGGTTGAAGGCAGCCAAATCGAAGCATGGTCGTCGTCGTCGTCGCTTGGATGCAACCAGCAGGAGAGTGTTCAGCAGGCGGGGATTGACGCGAGTTTGAAATGCGAGAGTGGAGTGAGTTCCGTGCTGCCGAAGAGAAGCGTGGTTACTCCGGATCATTTGCAGCAATTCAGAAGTTTTTTGAGTCAGCCAGCGACGCAATCTTCGGTGGTCGGACCTACTTGTGCCACAACTACATCTGTTCATTCAACTTCAGCGCCAATGCTGAATTCAACAACACGGTATTCTCATTTCCGTCAATATTGTGGCTCAAGTGTGGCTGCTGAGCCTTTGGgggaggttaatgttaatcCATGCCCTATAACTGAAGGGGTTGTGAAATCGATTGATGTTTCCATACAAGAAACCAATAGAATGCCAGTTGATCCGGGGGCAGAAGCTGAAGTCCGAGCTTCTGGTTCTTGTATTGATGATGCAGGGTCGTTATCTAAGGAGAGCAATCAATCTAAGGAGCAACAAGGGGGTGAGTTGAAAGAATCTGGCAATTCTAAGTATACTTCTTGTGATGATGGGAAAGGGAAAGAGGCTGTGGATGTTGCCACTGTACAAATGCAGGCTCCACTTCCCACAACCATAACCTCATCTTCAGATGTGAAGTTGGGGTCTTCTAAGGTAGAAAAACGAGAGAAGGCTGCAAGTAGTAAAGGTACATTGGGTGCCCGGAAAAGAACTTATGAccctgatttgtttttcaaagtcAACGGCAAGCTTTATCAGCGACTTGGCAAGATAGGTAGTGGTGGAAGCAGTGAGGTGCACAAGGTGATTTCATCGGACTGTAGGATATATGCACTTAAAAAGATCAAGCTCAAGGGTCGTGATTATGCTACTGCATATGGGTTTTGTCAAGAGATTGAGTAtctaaataggctgaagggaaAGGATAACATCATACAGCTTATAGATTATGAG GTGACTGACAAGGCTTTGCTTGAGGAAGTTATGAAAGGCTCCTTCAGTAATAAAGATGGCCGGGTCAAGGATGATGGATGTATATACATGGTGCTTGAATATGGGGAAATTGATTTGGCTCACATGTTGTCTCAGAAGTGGAAGGAACTGGATGGAAGCTACCAAACTATAGATGAAAACTGGCTTCGATTTTATTGGCAG CAAATTCTTTTAGCTGTCAACACTATTCATGAGGACCGGATTGTGCACTCAGACTTGAAGCCGGCTAACTTCCTCCTTGTCAAAGGCTCCCTAAAACTGATTGATTTTGGTATAGCCAAAGCAATAATGAGTGACACAACCAACATCCAACGGGATTCACAG GTGGGCACTCTAAGCTACATGTCTCCAGAAGCATTTTTGTGTAATGAAACTGATGCGAATGGAAACATCATAAAGTGTGGGCGACCATCAGATATCTGGTCCCTGGGTTGCATCCTTTATCAAATGGTATATGGCAGGACACCTTTTTCTGATTACAAGACATTTTGGGCCAAATTCAAAGTTATAACAGATCCAAATCATAAAATTACGTATGAACCAGTTTCAAACCCATGGCTTTTGGATCTTATGGAAAGGTGTCTAGCATGGGATCGCAATCAAAGGTGGAGAATTCCTCAGCTACTCCAACATCCTTTTCTTGTTCCTCCTGTACCATCTCATCCATGTTTGCCCCAAGATCATAGCTGTAAATTGCTACAACTTATTTCTGAAACTTGTACATATGACCCTGAAGCATCCCAACTGTGTAGTCGCCTCCAACGGCTTCTTAGCGACCCACTTGAGAAAACAACTCGCTCACTAAATTCAGGAGATCAACAACTAAAACTGCTGTCCCAAATGTCAGAACTCTGTATTCAGCTGCACGAACGTTTGACAAATACTGAATACAAGTAG